The DNA segment CTTCTATGAATAATTTGAACGTTGAAAAATTAGGCACTAATGTTAACAGCTACTCAGTTTGGAGTTTGTATGTACCAAAAAAAGGAACTAATAAATATATAGGTGAGAGGGAGGTTGCCTTCATTAAATCTTTTAAAAATAAAAAAGAAGCTATTGATTATGCAAAAAATAAAGGTGTTAACGCAATTATTGTTAAAGAAAGTAGAAAAAAATATAGCTATGATGTAATTGTAGAAGGTTTTAACAATAAAGAAGATGCCAATGATTTTATCAATGAATTTAACATTGAGAGAGAAAAAATTAGAATAGAGAGGATCAAAACAAAATGATTGACCTTGAATATATATTTCTTAGTATATTAATTATTATGAGGCATTGAATGACTAAATATAATATAGTAGAGAATATATATAACGCATTAGGATTAAAAAAAAGAGATATTAATCAGATTGTGAATAGTACCTTTGATATAATAAAAGAGAGAATAGTTAACAAAGAAAATGTAAAAATATCAGGATTTGGGACATTTGAGGTAAAGAAGAGAGGACAAAGGATTGGGCGAAATCCTAAAACAGGAGAGGAAAAGATCATTAAGCCCCGTTACTTTGTGATCTTTAGACCGAGTAAGGTGTTTAAAGAAGATATAAATGGAAAGTAATAAGCTCTATTATAAAATTGGTGAGGTTTGTGAAATAACAAACTTAAAGCCCTCTGTGCTTAGGTTTTGGGAAAAACAATTTAAACAACTAAAACCTTTGAAAGTGGGTTCTAATCACAGATATTATACACAAGAGCATATTAAGATTATAAAGGATATTAAACATATGTTATATGAAGAAAAGTTGACAATTGAAGGAGCCAAGCTAAAATTAGGCGATAGTTGTAGATATGCAGATAGTAGAGGATTATTAAAAGAGGTAAAAAAAGAATTGCTTGAAATTTTGTCTCTTATAAAACATGATATATAATATATCGGGGCGTAGCGCAGTTTGGTAGCGCACACGAATGGGGTTCGTGTGGTCGGAGGTTCAAATCCTCTCGCCCCGATTAATTTTATTATAAAATAAATTAGCTATATTTATGGATGTATAAAAAAGTTGAGCCCTTTGAAAAATACGCAGAGAAATACGAGGAATGGTTTGAGAGGAATAGGCTTGTTTATTTGTCAGAACTTGAGGCCCTAAGAAGGCACTTACCAAAAGCTGGAAGTGGGCTAGAAATTGGCGTAGGAAGTGCTAGGTTTGCCGCTCCTCTTGGCATCAAGTTTGGGGTTGAACCATCAAAGAGTATG comes from the Deferribacterota bacterium genome and includes:
- a CDS encoding MerR family transcriptional regulator, encoding MESNKLYYKIGEVCEITNLKPSVLRFWEKQFKQLKPLKVGSNHRYYTQEHIKIIKDIKHMLYEEKLTIEGAKLKLGDSCRYADSRGLLKEVKKELLEILSLIKHDI
- a CDS encoding integration host factor subunit alpha, giving the protein MTKYNIVENIYNALGLKKRDINQIVNSTFDIIKERIVNKENVKISGFGTFEVKKRGQRIGRNPKTGEEKIIKPRYFVIFRPSKVFKEDINGK